From the Bombus pascuorum chromosome 7, iyBomPasc1.1, whole genome shotgun sequence genome, one window contains:
- the LOC132908660 gene encoding protein embryonic gonad-like isoform X2, with product MPKMNQVCKVCGEPAAGFHFGAFTCEGCKSFFGRTYNNLGSISECKNGGVCVINKKNRTSCKACRLRKCLLVGMSKSGSRYGRRSNWFKIHCLLQEQTNGNQNMSAGTVPPFGPSFLTGFLPQAQGPQSRVFKDGTDRASPSQEDLALQSHLLHVAILKQEQEKGSKSPHPDDVALQNQLRLLAWQRERERIGESSQQPPGTPPSTTPPPFYRQQQQQQQQQQQRLPSSPIFPMNFAQRDSVCVPSSPSDFRPYLSSSHKRRADTPSDSGASSVDGVDGQDTESRSNSALSYFKTSAASPTLSERDFPPRKINATVTLTTGYHPHQGLGLVYPPPALITPSTSQLSPRGGDLLLVSPSPGGLAVEQDEPIDLSIRSSRSTPGPSQSSEEASRLNDNNSDPDSPAKEEATTKSKPLDLTLGVKRPELPISL from the exons ATGAATCAAGTGTGCAAGGTCTGTGGCGAGCCGGCCGCCGGTTTTCATTTCGGAGCGTTCACCTGCGAGGGGTGCAAG TCGTTCTTCGGGCGCACCTATAACAACCTGGGCAGCATCTCCGAGTGCAAGAATGGCGGCGTGTGCGTGATCAACAAGAAGAATCGCACATCGTGCAAGGCGTGTCGCCTACGAAAATGTCTCCTGGTCGGGATGTCAAAGTCAGGCTCGCGGTATGGTCGTCGTTCGAACTGGTTCAAGATCCACTGTCTCCTCCAGGAACAAACGAACGGAAATCAAAATATGAGTGCGGGAACAGTTCCGCCGTTTGGACCAAGCTTTCTAACAGGATTCCTTCCTCAAGCTCAAGGACCCCAAAGCAGGGTGTTCAAAGATGGAACAGATCGTGCTTCACCTAGTCAGGAAGATTTAGCCCTCCAATCGCATCTGTTGCACGTGGCGATACTGAAGCAGGAACAAGAAAAGGGGAGCAAATCTCCCCACCCGGACGACGTAGCTCTTCAAAACCAACTTCGTCTGTTAGCCTGGCAAAGGGAACGTGAAAGAATCGGTGAAAGTTCTCAACAGCCTCCGGGTACGCCACCTAGTACAACACCTCCGCCATTTTATagacagcaacaacaacaacagcaacagcaacagcaacgaCTTCCAAGCTCTCCGATATTCCCAATGAACTTCGCTCAAAGAGACAGCGTTTGTGTGCCTAGCAGTCCATCGGACTTCAGACCGTACCTTTCTTCATCTCATAAAAGGAGAGCAGACACACCAAGCGATAGTGGAGCGTCCTCGGTGGATGGTGTCGATGGTCAAGACACCGAATCAAGGAGTAATTCAGCATTGAGTTACTTCAAAACCAGCGCTGCATCACCGACCCTGTCCGAGAGAGATTTTCCACCTAGGAAGATCAACGCTACGGTTACATTGACGACAGGATACCATCCTCATCAAGGTCTAGGCCTGGTGTATCCTCCGCCTGCTTTAATCACGCCATCAACGTCTCAACTATCGCCCAGAGGCGGCGACCTGCTTCTGGTCAGTCCCAGTCCAGGTGGTCTAGCTGTGGAGCAAGACGAACCGATAGATCTTAGTATCAGATCGAGCAGAAGCACTCCAGGACCCAGTCAGTCGTCGGAAGAGGCTAGTAGATTAAACGATAACAATAGCGACCCCGATAGCCCTGCGAAAGAAGAAGCCACGACGAAGAGCAAGCCATTGGATCTAACGTTAGGCGTGAAGAGGCCAGAGTTACCTATATCGCTATGA
- the LOC132908660 gene encoding protein embryonic gonad-like isoform X1, with translation MGMHSGNQMNQVCKVCGEPAAGFHFGAFTCEGCKSFFGRTYNNLGSISECKNGGVCVINKKNRTSCKACRLRKCLLVGMSKSGSRYGRRSNWFKIHCLLQEQTNGNQNMSAGTVPPFGPSFLTGFLPQAQGPQSRVFKDGTDRASPSQEDLALQSHLLHVAILKQEQEKGSKSPHPDDVALQNQLRLLAWQRERERIGESSQQPPGTPPSTTPPPFYRQQQQQQQQQQQRLPSSPIFPMNFAQRDSVCVPSSPSDFRPYLSSSHKRRADTPSDSGASSVDGVDGQDTESRSNSALSYFKTSAASPTLSERDFPPRKINATVTLTTGYHPHQGLGLVYPPPALITPSTSQLSPRGGDLLLVSPSPGGLAVEQDEPIDLSIRSSRSTPGPSQSSEEASRLNDNNSDPDSPAKEEATTKSKPLDLTLGVKRPELPISL, from the exons ATGAATCAAGTGTGCAAGGTCTGTGGCGAGCCGGCCGCCGGTTTTCATTTCGGAGCGTTCACCTGCGAGGGGTGCAAG TCGTTCTTCGGGCGCACCTATAACAACCTGGGCAGCATCTCCGAGTGCAAGAATGGCGGCGTGTGCGTGATCAACAAGAAGAATCGCACATCGTGCAAGGCGTGTCGCCTACGAAAATGTCTCCTGGTCGGGATGTCAAAGTCAGGCTCGCGGTATGGTCGTCGTTCGAACTGGTTCAAGATCCACTGTCTCCTCCAGGAACAAACGAACGGAAATCAAAATATGAGTGCGGGAACAGTTCCGCCGTTTGGACCAAGCTTTCTAACAGGATTCCTTCCTCAAGCTCAAGGACCCCAAAGCAGGGTGTTCAAAGATGGAACAGATCGTGCTTCACCTAGTCAGGAAGATTTAGCCCTCCAATCGCATCTGTTGCACGTGGCGATACTGAAGCAGGAACAAGAAAAGGGGAGCAAATCTCCCCACCCGGACGACGTAGCTCTTCAAAACCAACTTCGTCTGTTAGCCTGGCAAAGGGAACGTGAAAGAATCGGTGAAAGTTCTCAACAGCCTCCGGGTACGCCACCTAGTACAACACCTCCGCCATTTTATagacagcaacaacaacaacagcaacagcaacagcaacgaCTTCCAAGCTCTCCGATATTCCCAATGAACTTCGCTCAAAGAGACAGCGTTTGTGTGCCTAGCAGTCCATCGGACTTCAGACCGTACCTTTCTTCATCTCATAAAAGGAGAGCAGACACACCAAGCGATAGTGGAGCGTCCTCGGTGGATGGTGTCGATGGTCAAGACACCGAATCAAGGAGTAATTCAGCATTGAGTTACTTCAAAACCAGCGCTGCATCACCGACCCTGTCCGAGAGAGATTTTCCACCTAGGAAGATCAACGCTACGGTTACATTGACGACAGGATACCATCCTCATCAAGGTCTAGGCCTGGTGTATCCTCCGCCTGCTTTAATCACGCCATCAACGTCTCAACTATCGCCCAGAGGCGGCGACCTGCTTCTGGTCAGTCCCAGTCCAGGTGGTCTAGCTGTGGAGCAAGACGAACCGATAGATCTTAGTATCAGATCGAGCAGAAGCACTCCAGGACCCAGTCAGTCGTCGGAAGAGGCTAGTAGATTAAACGATAACAATAGCGACCCCGATAGCCCTGCGAAAGAAGAAGCCACGACGAAGAGCAAGCCATTGGATCTAACGTTAGGCGTGAAGAGGCCAGAGTTACCTATATCGCTATGA
- the LOC132908660 gene encoding protein embryonic gonad-like isoform X3 translates to MNQVCKVCGEPAAGFHFGAFTCEGCKSFFGRTYNNLGSISECKNGGVCVINKKNRTSCKACRLRKCLLVGMSKSGSRYGRRSNWFKIHCLLQEQTNGNQNMSAGTVPPFGPSFLTGFLPQAQGPQSRVFKDGTDRASPSQEDLALQSHLLHVAILKQEQEKGSKSPHPDDVALQNQLRLLAWQRERERIGESSQQPPGTPPSTTPPPFYRQQQQQQQQQQQRLPSSPIFPMNFAQRDSVCVPSSPSDFRPYLSSSHKRRADTPSDSGASSVDGVDGQDTESRSNSALSYFKTSAASPTLSERDFPPRKINATVTLTTGYHPHQGLGLVYPPPALITPSTSQLSPRGGDLLLVSPSPGGLAVEQDEPIDLSIRSSRSTPGPSQSSEEASRLNDNNSDPDSPAKEEATTKSKPLDLTLGVKRPELPISL, encoded by the exons ATGAATCAAGTGTGCAAGGTCTGTGGCGAGCCGGCCGCCGGTTTTCATTTCGGAGCGTTCACCTGCGAGGGGTGCAAG TCGTTCTTCGGGCGCACCTATAACAACCTGGGCAGCATCTCCGAGTGCAAGAATGGCGGCGTGTGCGTGATCAACAAGAAGAATCGCACATCGTGCAAGGCGTGTCGCCTACGAAAATGTCTCCTGGTCGGGATGTCAAAGTCAGGCTCGCGGTATGGTCGTCGTTCGAACTGGTTCAAGATCCACTGTCTCCTCCAGGAACAAACGAACGGAAATCAAAATATGAGTGCGGGAACAGTTCCGCCGTTTGGACCAAGCTTTCTAACAGGATTCCTTCCTCAAGCTCAAGGACCCCAAAGCAGGGTGTTCAAAGATGGAACAGATCGTGCTTCACCTAGTCAGGAAGATTTAGCCCTCCAATCGCATCTGTTGCACGTGGCGATACTGAAGCAGGAACAAGAAAAGGGGAGCAAATCTCCCCACCCGGACGACGTAGCTCTTCAAAACCAACTTCGTCTGTTAGCCTGGCAAAGGGAACGTGAAAGAATCGGTGAAAGTTCTCAACAGCCTCCGGGTACGCCACCTAGTACAACACCTCCGCCATTTTATagacagcaacaacaacaacagcaacagcaacagcaacgaCTTCCAAGCTCTCCGATATTCCCAATGAACTTCGCTCAAAGAGACAGCGTTTGTGTGCCTAGCAGTCCATCGGACTTCAGACCGTACCTTTCTTCATCTCATAAAAGGAGAGCAGACACACCAAGCGATAGTGGAGCGTCCTCGGTGGATGGTGTCGATGGTCAAGACACCGAATCAAGGAGTAATTCAGCATTGAGTTACTTCAAAACCAGCGCTGCATCACCGACCCTGTCCGAGAGAGATTTTCCACCTAGGAAGATCAACGCTACGGTTACATTGACGACAGGATACCATCCTCATCAAGGTCTAGGCCTGGTGTATCCTCCGCCTGCTTTAATCACGCCATCAACGTCTCAACTATCGCCCAGAGGCGGCGACCTGCTTCTGGTCAGTCCCAGTCCAGGTGGTCTAGCTGTGGAGCAAGACGAACCGATAGATCTTAGTATCAGATCGAGCAGAAGCACTCCAGGACCCAGTCAGTCGTCGGAAGAGGCTAGTAGATTAAACGATAACAATAGCGACCCCGATAGCCCTGCGAAAGAAGAAGCCACGACGAAGAGCAAGCCATTGGATCTAACGTTAGGCGTGAAGAGGCCAGAGTTACCTATATCGCTATGA